One genomic window of Desulfuromonas sp. AOP6 includes the following:
- the dapA gene encoding 4-hydroxy-tetrahydrodipicolinate synthase — MFKGSMVAIITPFDKNGNVDEEKYRQLIEFQIENGTDVIVPCGTTGESATLDYKEHDRVIQVCIEQVAKRVPVIAGTGSNSTNEAIELSQHAKEMGADGVLLVSPYYNKPSQEGLFQHYKAIAEAVSLPQVLYNVPGRTGMNMEAKTTIRLAEFANIVAIKEASGNVTQASEILDKAGDKIDVLSGDDFLTLPLMACGAKGVISVTANIMPREVKAMVTAVQQGQWDEARKMHLKMLDIHNAMFIDSNPVPVKTAANLMGKCGAEVRLPLVPMQGAKLDTLKSVMKGYGLI, encoded by the coding sequence ATGTTCAAAGGCTCCATGGTCGCCATCATCACCCCTTTCGACAAGAACGGGAATGTCGATGAAGAAAAGTACCGCCAGCTCATCGAATTCCAGATCGAGAATGGCACCGACGTCATCGTGCCCTGCGGCACCACCGGCGAATCGGCCACCCTCGACTACAAGGAACATGACCGCGTCATCCAGGTCTGCATCGAGCAGGTCGCCAAGCGCGTCCCCGTCATCGCCGGCACCGGTTCCAACTCTACCAACGAGGCTATCGAGCTTTCCCAGCACGCCAAGGAAATGGGCGCCGACGGCGTTCTTCTCGTCTCGCCCTACTACAACAAGCCCTCGCAGGAAGGTCTCTTCCAGCATTATAAAGCCATCGCCGAGGCCGTCAGTCTGCCGCAGGTGCTCTACAATGTCCCCGGCCGCACCGGCATGAACATGGAGGCGAAGACCACCATCCGCCTGGCCGAGTTCGCCAATATCGTTGCCATCAAGGAAGCCTCCGGCAACGTAACCCAGGCCAGCGAAATCCTCGACAAGGCCGGCGACAAGATCGACGTCCTCTCCGGCGACGACTTTCTCACCCTGCCGCTGATGGCCTGCGGCGCCAAAGGCGTCATCTCCGTCACCGCCAACATCATGCCCAGGGAAGTCAAGGCCATGGTCACCGCCGTGCAACAGGGCCAATGGGACGAAGCCCGCAAGATGCACCTGAAGATGCTCGATATCCATAACGCCATGTTCATCGATTCCAATCCGGTGCCGGTCAAAACCGCCGCCAACCTCATGGGCAAATGCGGCGCCGAAGTCCGCCTGCCCCTGGTGCCCATGCAGGGGGCCAAGCTCGACACGCTGAAGTCGGTGATGAAGGGCTATGGCCTGATTTGA